The following are from one region of the Verrucomicrobiaceae bacterium genome:
- a CDS encoding methyltransferase domain-containing protein: MSARSFLRESCRNWKTVGAVAPSSQNLADLMMKSCAIRDARKILELGPGTGAFTQAISEFMSADARYLGLEVNEAFVQQLRTRFPAMRFEHAGAQEFDLGAAEFAGGFDAVISGLPWAAFPEGLQRAILGNVLPHLAPNGLFVTFAYYGFHQLPAGRHFRELLESLLPDVHMTEIVWGNVPPAFVYVGRKQSA; the protein is encoded by the coding sequence ATGTCCGCACGCTCCTTTCTCCGCGAATCCTGCCGCAACTGGAAGACCGTGGGCGCGGTGGCTCCATCCAGCCAGAACCTGGCAGATCTGATGATGAAAAGCTGTGCCATCCGCGATGCACGGAAAATCTTGGAGCTAGGACCCGGCACGGGAGCTTTCACCCAGGCCATCTCGGAGTTCATGTCTGCCGATGCACGTTATCTGGGGCTGGAGGTGAATGAAGCCTTTGTGCAGCAGCTCCGCACACGGTTTCCGGCCATGCGCTTCGAGCACGCTGGGGCGCAGGAGTTCGATCTAGGTGCGGCGGAGTTCGCAGGCGGCTTCGATGCCGTCATCAGTGGTCTGCCCTGGGCGGCTTTCCCAGAGGGACTACAACGTGCCATCCTGGGCAATGTGCTGCCGCACCTCGCTCCGAACGGCTTGTTTGTCACCTTCGCTTACTACGGCTTTCATCAATTGCCTGCGGGTCGTCATTTTCGTGAGTTGCTGGAGAGTCTGCTGCCAGATGTGCATATGACTGAGATCGTATGGGGGAATGTGCCGCCCGCGTTTGTCTATGTGGGGAGAAAACAGAGTGCGTGA
- a CDS encoding glycosyltransferase family 4 protein, whose translation MRLALIRRSFSATGGAELYLQRLLAGLVADGNEVHLFAEQWEGQAEGVEFHAIASAGPRAERAARFALAVQDAVRAEDYDCVLSLERTLRQDVYRAGDGLHRVWLERRRQFAPWWRRPFIGRGQFHQRMMLLEERVFDPANTGRVIVNSEMVRGEIARHFPAFPADRVHLVRNGVEMRRFQKVDRAAARRRFGLAEQDFVLAFVGSGWERKGLPWLLQYMATQKADPTLKLLAITRDRVRGMKPPNVILPGPLREVEQAYAAADLLVFLPIYEPCSNVVSEALASGIPVITSVQNGASELITPGLNGHVLDDPRDLATLHAHITSWRQTGRCWVGADAPLDIDLNVQGTLRVLEMAAAERRAGLWPIRG comes from the coding sequence ATGCGCCTCGCACTCATTCGCCGCAGTTTTTCCGCCACAGGCGGAGCAGAGCTGTATTTGCAGCGTTTGCTGGCAGGTCTGGTGGCGGATGGCAATGAGGTGCATCTCTTTGCCGAGCAATGGGAAGGTCAGGCTGAAGGAGTGGAGTTTCATGCGATCGCCAGCGCTGGACCGCGTGCGGAGCGAGCGGCACGCTTTGCGCTGGCGGTGCAGGATGCGGTGCGGGCAGAGGACTATGATTGCGTGCTCAGCCTAGAGCGCACGCTGCGGCAGGACGTGTATCGTGCCGGGGATGGACTGCACCGTGTGTGGCTGGAGCGGCGGCGGCAGTTTGCACCGTGGTGGCGGCGGCCCTTCATCGGACGTGGGCAGTTCCATCAGCGTATGATGCTGCTGGAGGAGCGTGTCTTTGATCCAGCGAACACGGGCCGCGTCATCGTGAATTCGGAGATGGTGCGTGGCGAGATCGCGCGGCACTTTCCAGCTTTCCCGGCAGATCGGGTGCATCTGGTGCGCAATGGCGTGGAGATGCGGCGATTTCAAAAGGTGGATCGTGCGGCGGCGCGGCGGCGCTTCGGACTAGCAGAGCAGGATTTCGTGCTCGCCTTTGTCGGCAGCGGATGGGAGCGCAAAGGGCTACCGTGGCTGCTGCAATACATGGCCACTCAAAAGGCCGATCCCACGCTGAAGCTGCTCGCCATCACACGCGACCGCGTGCGCGGGATGAAGCCACCGAATGTCATCCTCCCTGGCCCATTGCGTGAGGTGGAGCAGGCGTATGCAGCGGCAGATTTGCTCGTTTTTCTGCCTATTTATGAGCCCTGCTCGAATGTGGTCAGTGAAGCACTCGCCTCTGGCATCCCGGTCATCACCTCGGTGCAAAATGGAGCCAGTGAGCTGATCACTCCTGGACTCAATGGCCATGTGCTGGACGATCCGCGTGATCTGGCCACGCTGCATGCGCACATCACGAGCTGGCGGCAAACGGGCCGCTGCTGGGTGGGCGCGGATGCGCCACTGGACATCGACCTGAATGTGCAGGGAACCCTCCGCGTGCTCGAAATGGCCGCTGCCGAGCGAAGAGCCGGCCTCTGGCCGATCAGAGGATGA
- a CDS encoding choice-of-anchor D domain-containing protein — translation MYAVPPKYSITSLPSLKGFMPFLALLSICMDAIRLEATETIYLESGDYLVVDPSYDLPGPTTIADVGAVFYHEGGTGALLGTLNGSTANDQVGSGGITLFGSGASAGFVVRSPQWDNGTATDAGAVTMGGNPGYFGPFGGVVSATNSLVGSSANDQVGSGGITLFGSGASAGFVVRSPQWDNGTATDAGAVTMGGNPGYFGPFGGVVSATNSLVGSSANDQVGSGGVTLISDGGLEGFLVHSPMWDHRTATNAGAVTMGGFPGYFAPFGGVVSATNSIVGSHSNDQIGSGGLALQGSPSAIHLLSPNWCYGAGAATPVQLPPLPWSGVVSAANSIVGAENAEPEIALFQAPLIELASGGILDFGGVAESTTLSISLVIKNNGTDDLLLTGTPRVVLSGADAALFSIGTQPPALIVAGDSATVTVDFTPNSSGQKAAQLTISNNDGNENPYSINLSGIMLLPIANWRQAYFASSANSGPGADDADFDHDGIPNLLEYSFGLNPTQNTAGQLPQPALSSGNFGVSFNHPAQVNGITYGAEWSTSLSPSSWQPVTDTGVPPQHIFSVPVAGNARMFMRLKVSPAP, via the coding sequence ATGTATGCAGTGCCACCAAAGTATTCGATCACGAGCCTTCCGTCTTTGAAAGGGTTTATGCCTTTCTTGGCCCTGCTCTCAATCTGCATGGACGCAATACGCTTGGAGGCGACTGAGACTATTTATTTGGAGAGTGGAGATTACCTCGTTGTTGACCCCAGTTATGACTTACCCGGTCCCACGACCATAGCTGATGTCGGGGCTGTGTTTTACCACGAAGGGGGGACAGGAGCTCTGCTCGGTACGCTGAATGGCAGCACGGCCAATGATCAAGTGGGCAGTGGTGGCATTACCTTGTTTGGCAGCGGGGCTTCAGCGGGCTTTGTAGTACGAAGCCCTCAATGGGACAATGGAACCGCCACGGATGCGGGAGCGGTGACGATGGGCGGAAATCCCGGCTACTTCGGCCCATTTGGAGGCGTCGTTTCTGCCACGAACTCGCTGGTAGGCTCCTCGGCCAATGATCAAGTGGGCAGTGGTGGCATTACCTTGTTTGGCAGCGGGGCTTCAGCGGGCTTTGTGGTACGTAGTCCTCAATGGGACAATGGAACCGCTACGGATGCGGGGGCGGTGACGATGGGCGGAAATCCCGGCTACTTCGGCCCATTTGGAGGCGTCGTTTCTGCCACGAACTCGCTGGTAGGCTCCTCGGCCAATGATCAAGTGGGCAGTGGTGGGGTTACTCTTATTAGTGATGGAGGTTTGGAAGGTTTTTTGGTTCATAGCCCAATGTGGGACCATCGAACGGCTACGAATGCGGGAGCAGTAACGATGGGCGGCTTCCCTGGGTATTTCGCTCCATTTGGAGGCGTCGTTTCTGCGACGAATTCCATAGTGGGTTCACACTCGAATGATCAAATTGGAAGCGGTGGCCTTGCGCTACAAGGCAGTCCGTCGGCCATCCACCTGCTAAGTCCAAATTGGTGCTACGGGGCTGGCGCAGCAACACCGGTTCAATTGCCGCCGCTGCCGTGGTCTGGGGTCGTGTCTGCGGCCAACTCGATCGTCGGGGCAGAGAATGCCGAACCCGAAATTGCACTTTTCCAAGCGCCATTGATTGAGCTCGCCAGCGGTGGCATCCTTGATTTTGGCGGCGTGGCAGAAAGCACCACTTTAAGTATCTCTTTGGTCATCAAAAACAACGGCACCGATGATCTGCTTCTAACCGGAACGCCCAGAGTGGTTTTGAGTGGCGCCGATGCTGCACTGTTTAGTATCGGGACGCAGCCGCCAGCCCTGATCGTGGCAGGTGACTCCGCCACTGTAACCGTGGACTTCACACCCAATAGCAGCGGCCAAAAAGCAGCGCAGCTCACCATTTCAAACAATGACGGAAACGAGAATCCTTATTCCATCAACCTCAGCGGCATCATGTTGTTACCGATCGCCAACTGGCGGCAGGCATACTTCGCCAGTTCCGCAAACAGCGGCCCCGGCGCAGATGATGCAGACTTTGATCACGATGGCATACCAAATCTGTTGGAGTACTCCTTCGGATTGAACCCGACTCAAAATACAGCCGGGCAGCTCCCCCAACCTGCCCTAAGTAGCGGCAATTTCGGTGTAAGTTTCAACCATCCGGCACAAGTTAACGGCATCACCTATGGTGCTGAATGGAGCACATCCTTGTCACCTTCAAGCTGGCAGCCAGTAACCGATACGGGAGTCCCACCACAACACATCTTCAGTGTTCCTGTGGCAGGCAACGCAAGAATGTTCATGCGGCTAAAGGTTTCGCCGGCACCTTGA